One Halolamina litorea genomic window carries:
- a CDS encoding ABC transporter ATP-binding protein, whose product MSAEEGSVFDVYRERVERPLYRLFTAYSEGRIRWLLLGMVGNVIARAASLLPPVLLGAAIDGVFRDGEYSIPLVPAAWIPEGDAAQFWFSAELMVASFVVTAVFTTVYGIAANNYAHRVMHAVRTDSFETMQRLDMTFFDDKQTGEVMSVLNNDANNLENFLDNGLQNSVRLTVMIIGIALILFSLNWQLALVTLVIVPALVGLTLWFMRVVEPRYVDRRASVGNLNTRLENALSGVELVKTSGTESYETDRVESASWRYFRDTMAVLRVNYLYRPGMELLAGVAFAVTFIVGGLWVFQGAPWFFTGELQTGELVTFVLMTQRIVTPLSQVSNIIDQYENAKASSERIFGLMDIPSMITETDDPVELESVDGHVEYDDVSFGYADVQQAEPEEMVLEDVSFEAEPGDSIAFVGPTGAGKSTLLKLLLRLYDPTDGEVRLDGHDLRELSLETLRSHIGYVSQSTFLFDGTVAENIRYGRFDADREAVVEAAKAAEAHAFIEALPNGYDTRIGERGVKLSGGQQQRLSIARTMLQDPDVLVLDEATSAVDTETEMLIQRSLDRLSEDRTTFEIAHRLSTVRDADTILVLEDGRIVERGDHDDLLEADGLYAKLWGVQAGEIDDLPEEFVQRARERAAERTDMLEADIDAGDDD is encoded by the coding sequence ATGAGTGCCGAAGAGGGGAGCGTCTTCGACGTGTACCGGGAACGCGTCGAACGGCCGCTCTACCGGCTTTTCACGGCGTACAGCGAGGGGCGCATCAGATGGCTGCTCCTCGGCATGGTGGGCAACGTCATCGCCCGAGCGGCCAGCCTGCTCCCGCCGGTGTTGCTGGGGGCGGCCATCGACGGCGTGTTCCGCGACGGCGAGTACTCGATCCCGCTGGTGCCGGCCGCGTGGATCCCCGAGGGCGACGCCGCACAGTTCTGGTTCTCCGCGGAGTTGATGGTGGCCTCGTTCGTCGTGACCGCGGTGTTCACCACGGTGTACGGCATCGCCGCCAACAACTACGCCCACCGGGTGATGCACGCCGTCCGGACGGACAGCTTCGAGACGATGCAGCGCCTCGACATGACCTTCTTCGACGACAAACAGACCGGGGAGGTCATGTCGGTGCTGAACAACGACGCCAACAACTTAGAGAACTTCCTCGACAACGGCCTGCAGAACTCCGTCCGGCTGACGGTGATGATCATCGGCATCGCGCTGATCCTGTTCTCGCTGAACTGGCAGTTGGCGCTGGTGACGCTGGTCATCGTTCCCGCACTCGTCGGGCTGACGCTGTGGTTCATGCGAGTCGTCGAACCCCGGTACGTCGACCGACGGGCCAGCGTCGGGAACCTCAACACCCGACTGGAGAACGCCCTCTCGGGCGTCGAACTGGTCAAGACCAGCGGCACCGAGTCCTACGAGACCGACCGCGTCGAGAGCGCCTCGTGGCGCTACTTCCGGGACACGATGGCCGTCCTCCGGGTGAACTACCTCTACCGCCCGGGGATGGAACTGCTCGCCGGCGTCGCCTTCGCGGTGACGTTCATCGTCGGCGGCCTCTGGGTGTTCCAGGGGGCGCCGTGGTTCTTCACCGGCGAACTGCAGACCGGGGAACTGGTGACGTTCGTCCTGATGACCCAGCGCATCGTCACGCCGCTCTCGCAGGTGTCGAACATCATCGACCAGTACGAGAACGCCAAGGCCTCCTCTGAGCGCATCTTCGGCCTCATGGACATCCCCTCGATGATCACCGAGACCGACGACCCGGTGGAACTGGAGAGCGTCGACGGCCACGTCGAGTACGACGACGTGAGCTTCGGCTACGCCGACGTCCAGCAGGCAGAACCCGAGGAGATGGTGCTCGAGGACGTGAGCTTCGAGGCCGAACCCGGCGACAGCATCGCCTTCGTGGGGCCAACGGGGGCCGGGAAGTCGACGCTGCTCAAACTGCTCCTGCGGCTCTACGACCCGACCGACGGCGAGGTCCGCCTCGACGGCCACGACCTGCGGGAGCTCTCCCTCGAGACCCTCCGGAGCCACATCGGCTACGTCTCCCAGTCGACGTTCCTCTTCGACGGTACCGTCGCCGAGAACATCCGCTACGGCCGCTTCGACGCCGACCGCGAGGCCGTCGTCGAGGCCGCGAAAGCCGCCGAGGCCCACGCGTTCATCGAGGCACTGCCGAACGGCTACGACACCCGGATCGGCGAGCGCGGCGTCAAACTCTCCGGCGGGCAGCAACAGCGGCTCTCCATCGCCCGAACGATGCTGCAGGACCCCGACGTGCTCGTCCTCGACGAGGCGACCAGCGCCGTCGACACCGAGACGGAGATGCTGATCCAGCGCAGCCTCGACCGGCTGAGCGAGGACCGGACGACGTTCGAGATCGCCCACCGACTCTCGACAGTCCGGGACGCCGACACGATCCTCGTGCTGGAGGACGGACGGATCGTGGAGCGCGGCGACCACGACGACCTGCTCGAGGCCGACGGCCTCTACGCCAAACTCTGGGGGGTGCAGGCCGGCGAGATCGACGACCTGCCCGAGGAGTTCGTGCAGCGCGCCCGAGAACGCGCCGCCGAACGAACGGACATGCTGGAGGCAGACATCGACGCGGGCGACGACGACTGA
- a CDS encoding SRPBCC family protein — protein sequence MEYLAVDTVVYRPASEVFAFLEDFPGYANYSKYLDRVDVLDPGPGETARYALRFEWWKLDYTARSAVVEVDAPRRIEWEVLGDFDAGGRWLVAERELPADAPEWAEDAVSVRFEVEYAPETAHAGLVDLPRLVSFDWVIEKAKPLVEREARTIVERAAADLEGRKRAVDLTVRTGADAADSPFPPEEKA from the coding sequence ATGGAGTACCTCGCCGTCGACACCGTGGTCTACCGTCCCGCGTCGGAGGTGTTCGCGTTCCTCGAGGACTTCCCGGGGTACGCGAACTACTCGAAGTACCTCGACCGCGTCGACGTCCTCGACCCCGGCCCGGGCGAAACGGCCCGCTACGCGCTGCGGTTCGAGTGGTGGAAACTCGACTACACCGCGCGGTCGGCGGTGGTGGAGGTCGACGCCCCCCGACGGATCGAGTGGGAGGTCCTGGGCGACTTCGACGCCGGCGGCCGCTGGCTGGTGGCCGAACGGGAGTTGCCGGCCGACGCCCCCGAGTGGGCCGAAGACGCGGTGTCGGTCCGGTTCGAGGTCGAGTACGCCCCAGAGACGGCCCACGCCGGACTCGTCGACCTGCCGCGGCTGGTCTCGTTCGACTGGGTGATCGAGAAGGCAAAACCCCTCGTGGAGCGCGAGGCCCGGACCATCGTCGAGCGGGCCGCTGCGGACCTCGAAGGCCGGAAGCGCGCTGTCGACCTGACGGTCCGGACCGGCGCCGATGCCGCCGATTCGCCGTTCCCGCCCGAAGAGAAAGCGTGA
- a CDS encoding TrkH family potassium uptake protein yields the protein MSIRVDYRASLSLVGTVLKYLTVPLLLPVVVALLYGETVAPFVLTIAVTLLAGGGLERLAPDPDIGPREAFLMVATTWLAVAVVGTIPYLVEAHGIPGLLSPIHPDSTLGNPANALFESMSGFTTTGATVLGSINVTDHTYGVMIWRQLTQWLGGMGIVVLAVAILPELSVGGAQLMDAEAPGPGIEKLSPKIAETARVLWGAYFAITVVEIMLLYGLDLAGMAGPNMDAYNAVAHGLTTMPTGGFSPQARSIEAFSAAVQWVIIPFMVIAGTNFALIWRALSGSPEKLWNDTEFRGYLGAMGVLTAIITGLLFTGGFATGVPEGATFDAAYLTEQAAALTGSLEPSLRHALFQAVSIVTTTGYASIDFDMWGSAAKYALLFGMFVGGSAGSTGGAVKIIRWIVIAKTVRRELFTSAHPEAVRPVRLGGNALDDRAVRGIMTFTLLYLVVFFLGAFVLAIDSTRVGMEFTVLELISAAASTLGNVGPAFYRLGPMGGYIPFPNTSKLFMVGLMWAGRLEILPLLVCLTPEYWRR from the coding sequence GTGTCGATACGCGTCGATTACCGTGCAAGCCTCAGCCTCGTCGGGACGGTACTGAAGTACCTCACCGTCCCCCTGCTGCTCCCCGTCGTCGTGGCGCTGCTCTACGGTGAGACGGTCGCCCCGTTCGTGCTCACCATCGCGGTCACGCTGCTCGCCGGCGGTGGGCTCGAGCGGTTGGCTCCCGATCCCGACATCGGGCCGCGGGAGGCGTTCCTGATGGTCGCGACGACGTGGCTCGCCGTCGCCGTCGTCGGCACCATCCCGTACCTCGTCGAGGCCCACGGGATCCCGGGGCTGCTCTCACCGATCCACCCCGATTCGACGCTCGGCAACCCCGCCAACGCGCTGTTCGAGTCGATGTCTGGGTTCACCACCACCGGCGCCACCGTTCTCGGCAGCATCAACGTCACCGACCACACCTACGGCGTGATGATCTGGCGCCAGCTCACTCAGTGGCTCGGCGGCATGGGGATCGTCGTGCTCGCGGTGGCGATCCTCCCCGAACTCTCCGTCGGGGGCGCACAGCTGATGGACGCCGAAGCCCCGGGCCCGGGGATAGAGAAGCTCAGCCCCAAGATCGCCGAGACCGCTCGCGTGCTCTGGGGTGCCTACTTCGCCATCACCGTGGTCGAGATCATGTTGCTCTACGGCCTCGACCTCGCCGGGATGGCCGGCCCGAACATGGACGCCTACAACGCCGTCGCACACGGACTGACGACGATGCCGACGGGCGGGTTCTCCCCGCAGGCTCGCAGCATCGAGGCGTTCTCCGCGGCGGTCCAGTGGGTCATCATCCCGTTCATGGTGATCGCCGGAACGAACTTCGCGCTCATCTGGCGGGCGCTCTCGGGGTCGCCCGAGAAGCTCTGGAACGACACCGAGTTCCGTGGCTACCTCGGCGCGATGGGCGTCCTGACGGCCATCATCACCGGACTGCTGTTCACCGGCGGCTTCGCGACGGGCGTCCCCGAGGGGGCGACGTTCGACGCCGCCTACCTGACCGAGCAGGCCGCCGCCCTCACGGGCAGCCTCGAACCGTCGCTCCGCCACGCGCTGTTCCAAGCGGTCTCCATCGTGACGACGACGGGCTACGCGAGCATCGACTTCGACATGTGGGGCTCCGCGGCGAAGTACGCGCTGCTGTTCGGGATGTTCGTCGGCGGCTCAGCGGGGTCGACGGGTGGGGCCGTCAAGATCATTCGGTGGATCGTCATCGCGAAAACCGTCCGGCGGGAGCTGTTCACGAGCGCCCACCCCGAGGCGGTCCGGCCGGTCAGGCTCGGCGGGAACGCCCTCGATGACCGTGCCGTCCGGGGGATCATGACGTTCACGCTGCTGTACCTCGTCGTGTTCTTCCTCGGGGCGTTCGTGCTCGCCATCGACAGTACGCGGGTGGGGATGGAGTTCACCGTCCTCGAACTCATCTCGGCGGCGGCGTCGACGCTTGGCAACGTCGGCCCGGCGTTCTACCGACTGGGCCCGATGGGCGGCTACATCCCGTTCCCGAACACCTCGAAGCTGTTCATGGTCGGACTGATGTGGGCGGGTAGGCTGGAGATACTGCCGCTGCTGGTCTGTCTCACGCCGGAGTACTGGCGTCGCTGA
- the trkA gene encoding Trk system potassium transporter TrkA — protein sequence MRVIIVGAGQVGESIAADLSDAHDVVIVEQDPDRVEEINYSLDVLAVQGDGTSVSALEEAGVTDADMVIASTDDDETNIVVCSTVKAISDAFTIARIKNTEYLRTWQHSESAFGIDFMVCTYLLAAESIVRVVGLPAARDADTFGNGCVEMAEFEVGEESPLSGQTVAEADTYDALTFAAIVREEEMQIPTGETKLCSGDRLVVIGTPRSVRSFAGDVAPDETALSGEVVIVGGSEIGYHIARLLSERGVSARLLERDPERARELAEKLPDTMVMETDATDVEFLEREHIGDAEVVVAALDSDEKNLLASLLAEGVGADRSVAVIDQEEYVDLFERVGIDVGINPRQVVAEEITRFTRAGGAENVAMVESGRGEVLEIEVAADSPLAGKQIQESIHELPDDVVIGAIIRGGEYTVPRGATTLEAGDHVVLFVDSEHADEVSGLL from the coding sequence GTGCGTGTGATCATCGTCGGCGCCGGGCAGGTCGGGGAGAGCATCGCTGCCGACCTGAGCGACGCTCACGACGTCGTCATCGTCGAACAGGACCCCGACCGGGTCGAGGAGATCAACTACTCCCTCGACGTGCTCGCGGTACAGGGCGACGGGACGAGCGTCTCGGCGCTCGAGGAAGCCGGCGTGACCGACGCCGACATGGTGATCGCCTCCACCGACGACGACGAGACCAACATCGTGGTCTGTTCGACGGTGAAGGCGATCTCGGACGCGTTCACCATCGCCCGGATCAAGAACACCGAGTACCTCCGGACGTGGCAACACTCCGAGTCCGCCTTCGGGATCGACTTCATGGTCTGTACGTACCTGCTGGCCGCCGAGTCGATCGTCCGCGTCGTCGGCCTCCCGGCCGCTCGGGACGCGGACACGTTCGGCAACGGCTGCGTCGAGATGGCGGAGTTCGAGGTCGGCGAGGAGTCGCCCCTCTCGGGGCAGACCGTCGCCGAGGCCGACACCTACGACGCCCTGACGTTCGCGGCCATCGTCCGCGAGGAGGAGATGCAGATCCCCACGGGGGAGACGAAGCTCTGTTCGGGTGACCGACTGGTGGTCATCGGCACGCCCCGCAGCGTCCGCTCGTTCGCGGGCGACGTGGCCCCAGACGAGACCGCCCTCTCCGGCGAGGTGGTGATCGTCGGCGGCAGCGAGATCGGCTACCACATCGCCCGCCTGCTGAGCGAGCGTGGCGTCTCGGCCCGGCTGCTGGAACGCGATCCGGAGCGGGCCCGCGAACTCGCCGAGAAGCTCCCCGACACGATGGTGATGGAGACCGACGCGACCGACGTGGAGTTCCTCGAGCGCGAACACATCGGCGACGCGGAAGTCGTCGTCGCCGCGCTCGACTCCGACGAGAAGAACCTGCTCGCGTCGTTGTTGGCCGAGGGGGTCGGCGCCGACCGGAGCGTGGCCGTCATCGATCAGGAGGAGTACGTCGACCTGTTCGAGCGGGTCGGGATCGACGTGGGGATCAACCCCCGGCAGGTCGTCGCCGAGGAGATCACCCGGTTTACCCGTGCCGGCGGCGCCGAGAACGTCGCGATGGTCGAGAGCGGGCGCGGGGAGGTGCTCGAGATCGAGGTCGCCGCCGACAGCCCGCTGGCCGGCAAACAGATCCAGGAGTCGATCCACGAACTCCCCGACGACGTGGTGATCGGCGCCATCATCCGCGGCGGCGAGTACACCGTCCCCCGCGGGGCGACGACGCTCGAAGCCGGCGATCACGTCGTGCTGTTCGTCGACTCCGAGCACGCCGACGAAGTGTCGGGGCTGCTGTAG